The following coding sequences lie in one Burkholderia cepacia genomic window:
- a CDS encoding NAD(P)H-dependent flavin oxidoreductase: MSARLFSTPFSERFGLRLPLVQAPMVGATTTAMVAAASNAGALGSLGAAAFAPERLATEVDAIRAATDRPFAVNLFVLPDATPDAATVARALAAIDPLNAALGLPPGTAPARYAPDFRAQLDALVALRVPVASFTFGVLDAADVARLKAAGTYVIGTATHVAEGLAWQAAGADALSAQGAEAGGHRGTFIGSADDALIGTLALVPQLVDATGLPVLAAGGIMDGRGIAAALALGAQGAQLGTAFLTCMESAIAADWKARLLASTDTSTQVTRAITGRHARGLRNTLMARLGEHVADVAPYPVQNALTQPLRQAAARANDGDYLSLWAGQGAPLARRRGDALTTSQLVAALDAEWRASAA; this comes from the coding sequence ATGTCTGCCCGTCTGTTTTCCACCCCCTTTTCCGAACGCTTCGGCCTGCGCCTGCCGCTCGTGCAGGCGCCGATGGTCGGTGCGACCACGACCGCGATGGTCGCCGCCGCATCGAACGCCGGCGCGCTCGGCAGCCTCGGCGCCGCCGCCTTCGCGCCCGAGCGCCTCGCCACCGAAGTCGACGCCATTCGCGCGGCCACCGATCGCCCGTTCGCGGTCAACCTGTTCGTGCTGCCGGATGCCACGCCCGATGCGGCGACCGTCGCGCGGGCACTGGCCGCGATCGACCCGCTGAACGCGGCGCTCGGCTTGCCGCCGGGTACCGCGCCGGCCCGCTATGCGCCCGACTTCCGCGCGCAGCTCGATGCGCTCGTGGCGCTGCGCGTGCCGGTCGCGAGCTTCACGTTCGGCGTGCTCGACGCGGCCGACGTCGCGCGCCTGAAGGCGGCCGGCACCTATGTGATCGGTACCGCGACGCACGTGGCCGAAGGGCTCGCGTGGCAAGCGGCCGGTGCCGACGCGCTGTCCGCGCAGGGCGCCGAGGCGGGCGGCCATCGTGGCACGTTCATCGGTTCCGCCGACGATGCCCTGATCGGCACGCTCGCGCTCGTGCCGCAGCTCGTCGACGCGACCGGCCTGCCCGTGCTCGCCGCGGGCGGCATCATGGACGGCCGCGGGATCGCGGCCGCGCTCGCGCTCGGCGCGCAGGGCGCCCAGCTCGGCACCGCGTTCCTCACCTGTATGGAAAGCGCGATCGCGGCGGACTGGAAGGCGCGCCTGCTCGCGAGCACCGATACGTCGACACAGGTCACGCGGGCGATTACCGGCCGCCATGCGCGCGGGTTGCGCAACACGCTGATGGCGCGGCTCGGTGAACATGTGGCCGACGTCGCGCCGTACCCGGTGCAGAACGCGCTGACGCAGCCGCTGCGCCAGGCCGCCGCGCGCGCGAACGACGGTGATTACCTGTCGTTGTGGGCCGGGCAGGGTGCGCCGCTTGCGAGGCGGCGCGGCGACGCGCTGACGACGTCACAGCTCGTCGCGGCGCTCGATGCCGAATGGCGTGCATCGGCCGCCTGA